In a genomic window of Streptomyces koelreuteriae:
- a CDS encoding DAK2 domain-containing protein, protein MAQVPQTFFDALAVRTWCGLALETLGRAREEIDAINVYPVADGDTGTNLYLTVESAVAAVEAVFAGHAAGSDPEGPTFADAARAMAHGALIGARGNSGTILAQLLRGMAQVLADDEAAHADGPGLRLALRHAADSARQAVAHPVEGTVLTVASAAADAADGAEGDCGKVARAAYEGARTALAATPAQLPVLERAGVVDAGGRGLVAVLGALVETFTGETPRVVAAGVVSLPGARASGGVAAAGAVVAEEPVGLRPGPDEDPRDLHARVEPADGPAQGECADSTATAHQDGPAFEVIYLLEAEDAAVARLRGRLDALGDSLVVVGGDGLWNVHVHVDDAGAAVEAGIEAGRPYRIRITHFGAGDVHTTGAERPPRERAQRAVVAVVPGEGLAGLYTESGATTVLARPGEPPASGELVQAVRRAHAREVVLLPNDAELRHTAAAAAEQARTEGIRVALIPTRSAVQGIAALAVHEPERRFDEDVVSMTSAAGATRYAEVTVAERQSWTMAGICQAGDVLGLIDGDVAVIGTDVAATAGTVLDRMLAAGGEMVTLVLGDEAPEAIAEHLEGRVREGYLAVDTVVYRGGRQGSLLLIGVE, encoded by the coding sequence GTGGCGCAGGTGCCGCAGACATTCTTCGATGCTCTCGCGGTGCGCACCTGGTGCGGTCTCGCTCTCGAGACCCTGGGGCGGGCGCGTGAGGAGATCGACGCGATCAATGTCTACCCCGTGGCGGACGGGGACACCGGCACGAACCTGTATCTGACCGTGGAGTCCGCGGTCGCGGCGGTCGAGGCGGTGTTCGCGGGCCATGCGGCGGGGTCGGATCCCGAGGGGCCGACCTTCGCCGATGCCGCCCGGGCGATGGCGCACGGGGCGCTCATCGGCGCCCGTGGCAACTCCGGGACGATCCTCGCCCAGCTACTGCGCGGCATGGCCCAGGTGCTGGCCGACGACGAGGCCGCCCACGCGGACGGCCCGGGCCTGCGGCTCGCCCTGCGGCACGCGGCCGACTCCGCCCGTCAGGCCGTGGCCCACCCCGTCGAGGGCACCGTCCTCACGGTCGCCTCGGCCGCCGCCGACGCCGCCGACGGTGCCGAGGGCGACTGCGGGAAGGTGGCCCGGGCGGCCTATGAGGGAGCGCGCACGGCCCTCGCCGCGACCCCGGCCCAGCTGCCCGTCCTGGAACGCGCCGGGGTGGTCGACGCCGGTGGGCGAGGGCTGGTGGCGGTGCTCGGGGCGCTGGTGGAGACGTTCACGGGGGAGACGCCCCGGGTGGTCGCGGCCGGTGTGGTGAGCCTGCCGGGGGCCAGGGCGTCCGGGGGAGTGGCGGCTGCCGGGGCAGTGGTGGCCGAGGAGCCGGTGGGCTTGCGCCCCGGCCCGGATGAGGACCCCCGTGATCTCCACGCGCGCGTGGAGCCCGCCGACGGTCCCGCGCAGGGCGAGTGCGCGGACAGCACCGCCACGGCGCACCAGGACGGCCCCGCCTTCGAGGTGATCTACCTCTTGGAGGCCGAGGACGCGGCCGTGGCGCGGTTGCGGGGGCGGCTCGACGCTCTCGGGGACTCCCTCGTCGTGGTCGGCGGCGACGGGCTGTGGAACGTCCATGTCCATGTCGACGACGCGGGCGCCGCCGTAGAGGCCGGCATCGAGGCCGGGCGGCCCTACCGGATCCGCATCACGCACTTCGGCGCCGGCGATGTGCACACCACCGGCGCCGAGCGGCCGCCCCGGGAACGCGCCCAGCGCGCCGTCGTGGCCGTCGTGCCCGGCGAGGGCCTGGCCGGGCTGTACACCGAGTCCGGCGCGACCACCGTGCTCGCACGCCCCGGGGAGCCGCCCGCGAGCGGAGAGCTCGTACAGGCCGTACGGCGGGCCCACGCGCGCGAGGTCGTGCTGCTGCCCAACGACGCCGAGCTGCGTCACACCGCCGCGGCGGCGGCCGAGCAGGCCCGTACGGAGGGCATCCGCGTGGCCCTCATCCCGACCCGCTCCGCGGTCCAGGGCATCGCCGCGCTGGCCGTGCACGAGCCGGAGCGCCGCTTCGACGAGGACGTGGTGTCGATGACCTCGGCGGCCGGAGCGACCCGCTACGCCGAGGTCACCGTCGCCGAACGCCAGTCCTGGACCATGGCCGGCATCTGCCAGGCCGGCGACGTCCTCGGCCTGATCGACGGCGACGTGGCCGTGATCGGCACGGACGTCGCGGCCACCGCCGGGACCGTCCTGGACCGGATGCTCGCGGCCGGGGGCGAGATGGTCACCCTGGTGCTCGGCGACGAGGCCCCCGAGGCGATCGCCGAGCACCTGGAGGGCCGGGTCCGCGAGGGGTACCTCGCCGTCGACACGGTCGTCTACCGGGGCGGACGGCAGGGGTCCCTGCTCCTCATCGGCGTGGAGTAG
- the rpmB gene encoding 50S ribosomal protein L28, whose amino-acid sequence MAANCDVCGKGPGFGNNISHSHRRTPRRWNPNIQRVRTVVGGTPKRVNACTSCIKAGKVSR is encoded by the coding sequence GTGGCTGCCAACTGCGACGTCTGCGGCAAGGGGCCGGGCTTCGGCAACAACATCTCGCACTCGCACCGCCGTACGCCCCGTCGCTGGAACCCGAACATCCAGCGTGTGCGTACCGTGGTGGGCGGGACGCCGAAGCGCGTGAACGCTTGCACCTCGTGCATCAAGGCCGGCAAGGTCTCGCGCTGA